One window from the genome of Streptomyces sp. NBC_01476 encodes:
- a CDS encoding class I SAM-dependent methyltransferase — protein sequence MLDYDVEAARYDATRGGVPRARSAARAILALVPDRTRTLLDVGCGTGLVTEELLRPDLRVFGVDASPGMARMAARRLGASLVLGNCHRLPFAEASLDAVSAVWLLHLLPDAPSVIAECARVLRPGGVFVTTVDKHAGHGMDSDVEELLAPFRVRKAYDAASRVLAVASEHGLRRVGEARFTGHGQGRSPSQTAGDVARGQYGQALALDDAQCDVLVSRLSRLPDPEVPRADPVYRLLALRKEG from the coding sequence ATGCTGGACTACGACGTCGAGGCGGCGCGCTACGACGCGACGCGCGGGGGTGTGCCGAGGGCACGGTCCGCGGCGCGCGCGATTCTCGCGCTCGTGCCCGACCGGACCCGCACCCTGCTGGACGTGGGGTGCGGAACCGGCCTGGTCACCGAGGAACTGCTCCGCCCGGACCTGCGGGTGTTCGGGGTGGACGCGTCGCCGGGGATGGCCCGGATGGCGGCGCGGCGGCTGGGTGCGTCACTGGTGCTGGGCAACTGCCACCGGCTGCCGTTCGCCGAGGCGTCGCTGGACGCGGTGAGCGCGGTGTGGCTGCTCCATCTGCTGCCGGACGCGCCTTCGGTGATCGCCGAGTGCGCCCGGGTGCTGCGGCCGGGCGGGGTGTTCGTCACCACGGTGGACAAACACGCAGGTCACGGCATGGACAGCGATGTGGAGGAGCTGCTGGCGCCGTTCCGGGTGCGGAAGGCGTACGACGCGGCGTCGCGGGTGCTCGCGGTGGCTTCCGAGCACGGGCTGCGGCGGGTCGGCGAGGCCCGGTTCACCGGGCACGGCCAGGGCAGATCACCCTCCCAGACCGCGGGGGACGTGGCGCGCGGCCAGTACGGCCAGGCGCTCGCGCTCGACGACGCGCAGTGCGACGTCCTGGTGTCGCGGCTGTCCCGGCTGCCGGATCCCGAGGTGCCGCGCGCCGATCCCGTATACAGGCTGCTGGCGCTGCGCAAAGAGGGCTGA
- a CDS encoding SLATT domain-containing protein: protein MRPFPEISAGDPAAQREALARLRAWAELSAEDAMDWYLRDKKRKRTGSRVLQGLAIAFAVAGTAVPLGTAAAGGSGQGWGYVLLAVAAGCKGFDHFFGLSSTWMRDIGAAHALRGELNAVRLEWATDVLRAGPVGARSHGPLEPAEVERQLALIGRLVAAVRNEIESETASWQAEFSARTRQLQEQGGASPAERTPGT from the coding sequence ATGCGTCCCTTCCCGGAGATCAGCGCCGGCGACCCGGCCGCCCAGCGCGAGGCGCTCGCCCGGCTGCGGGCATGGGCGGAGCTCAGCGCCGAGGACGCCATGGACTGGTATCTGCGGGACAAGAAGCGCAAGCGCACCGGCTCCCGTGTCCTGCAGGGCCTCGCCATCGCCTTCGCGGTGGCCGGCACGGCGGTGCCGCTCGGTACGGCCGCGGCCGGCGGCTCCGGCCAGGGCTGGGGCTATGTGCTGCTCGCGGTGGCCGCCGGCTGCAAAGGCTTCGACCACTTCTTCGGGCTCTCCTCCACCTGGATGCGCGACATCGGCGCCGCCCACGCCCTGCGCGGCGAGCTCAACGCGGTCCGGCTGGAGTGGGCCACCGACGTCCTGCGGGCCGGCCCGGTCGGCGCCCGCTCCCACGGCCCGCTCGAACCCGCGGAGGTCGAGCGGCAGTTGGCCCTCATCGGCCGTCTGGTCGCCGCGGTCCGCAACGAGATCGAATCGGAGACGGCAAGCTGGCAGGCGGAGTTCAGCGCCCGCACCCGTCAACTCCAGGAGCAGGGCGGGGCGTCGCCGGCGGAGCGGACACCGGGGACATAG
- a CDS encoding AMP-dependent synthetase/ligase, translated as MRQFTVPPLVTTPQAGGLADAVFGNASQSPDAVVLCRADGQGGWLEVTAAEFRDQVLAVAKGLLAEGIRFGDRVALMSRTRYEWTLFDFALWTIGAQSVPVYPTSSSDQVRWMLHDSGAVAAIVEHEDHAMTVGAAVDELPRLSRLWQLDADCVAELSHAGRHITDETVERHRLAVTPEAIATVIYTSGTTGRPKGCVITHANFMAETDNVVARWEPVFADKANEVPSTLLFLPLAHVFGRMVEVACVRHKIRLAHQPSMTASDLIADLVSLRPTFVLAVPYVFEKVFQSARRKAEAGGRLAVFEKAVDVAVRHAEAMEARAFGTGPGPSASLRMQHQFYDKLVYSKVRDALGGRVRHGISGGSAMERRLGLFFCGAGVTIYEGYGLTETTAAATANPPEQTRFGTVGLPVPGTTVLIADDGEIWLSGGQVFDGYLNNEKATGEVLRDGWLATGDLGVLDEDGYLTITGRKKEILVTSGGKSVSPAPLEDRVRAHPLVAQCIAVGNNRPYIAALITLDREAVTHWLSMRGKPRMSTAELVRDHDLEAEIRRAVVAANTLVSQAESIRTFRILGGQFTEERGTLTPSLKLKRRAIESAYAAEVEALYKG; from the coding sequence TTGCGTCAGTTCACTGTGCCCCCACTGGTCACGACACCACAGGCGGGAGGCTTGGCGGATGCCGTCTTCGGCAACGCCTCGCAGAGCCCCGACGCCGTGGTGCTCTGCCGTGCGGACGGGCAGGGCGGCTGGCTCGAGGTGACGGCCGCCGAGTTCCGCGACCAGGTACTGGCGGTGGCCAAGGGGCTGCTGGCCGAGGGGATCCGGTTCGGTGACCGGGTCGCCCTGATGTCGCGCACCCGCTACGAGTGGACGCTCTTCGACTTCGCGCTGTGGACGATCGGCGCCCAGTCCGTACCCGTCTATCCGACCTCCTCCTCCGACCAGGTGCGCTGGATGCTGCACGACTCGGGCGCGGTCGCCGCGATCGTGGAGCACGAGGACCACGCGATGACCGTCGGCGCCGCGGTGGACGAACTGCCGCGGCTGTCCCGGCTGTGGCAGCTGGACGCGGACTGCGTCGCCGAACTCAGCCACGCCGGCCGCCACATCACCGACGAGACGGTGGAAAGGCACCGGCTCGCGGTCACCCCCGAGGCCATCGCGACCGTCATCTACACCTCGGGCACCACCGGCCGGCCCAAGGGCTGTGTGATCACCCACGCCAACTTCATGGCGGAGACCGACAACGTGGTGGCCCGCTGGGAGCCGGTCTTCGCCGACAAGGCGAACGAGGTGCCCTCCACGCTGCTCTTCCTGCCGCTGGCCCATGTCTTCGGCCGGATGGTGGAAGTGGCCTGCGTCCGGCACAAGATCCGCCTCGCCCACCAGCCGAGCATGACGGCGAGCGATCTGATCGCCGACCTCGTCTCGCTGCGGCCGACCTTCGTACTGGCCGTGCCGTACGTCTTCGAGAAGGTATTCCAGAGCGCCCGCCGCAAGGCCGAGGCCGGCGGGCGGCTGGCGGTCTTCGAGAAGGCGGTGGATGTCGCGGTCCGGCACGCCGAGGCGATGGAGGCCCGGGCGTTCGGCACCGGCCCGGGGCCCAGCGCCTCCTTGCGGATGCAGCACCAGTTCTACGACAAGCTGGTCTACAGCAAGGTGCGCGACGCGCTCGGCGGACGGGTCCGGCACGGCATCTCCGGCGGCTCGGCGATGGAACGGCGGCTCGGCCTCTTCTTCTGCGGCGCCGGTGTCACCATCTACGAGGGCTACGGCCTCACCGAGACCACCGCCGCCGCCACCGCGAACCCGCCCGAGCAGACCAGATTCGGCACCGTCGGCCTGCCGGTGCCGGGCACCACCGTGCTGATCGCGGACGACGGCGAGATCTGGCTGAGCGGGGGCCAGGTCTTCGACGGCTACCTCAACAACGAGAAGGCCACCGGCGAAGTGCTGCGGGACGGCTGGCTGGCCACCGGCGACCTCGGCGTGCTGGACGAGGACGGCTATCTGACCATCACCGGCCGCAAGAAGGAGATCCTGGTCACCAGCGGCGGCAAGAGCGTGTCACCGGCGCCGCTGGAAGACCGGGTGCGGGCCCACCCGCTGGTCGCCCAGTGCATAGCCGTCGGCAACAACCGCCCGTACATCGCCGCGCTGATCACCCTGGACCGGGAGGCGGTCACGCACTGGCTGTCGATGCGCGGCAAGCCGCGGATGAGCACCGCGGAGCTGGTCAGGGACCACGATCTGGAGGCGGAGATACGGCGGGCGGTGGTGGCCGCCAACACCCTGGTCTCGCAGGCCGAGTCGATCCGCACCTTCCGAATCCTCGGGGGCCAGTTCACCGAGGAGCGCGGCACGCTCACCCCGTCGCTGAAGCTCAAGCGGCGGGCCATCGAGAGCGCGTACGCGGCAGAGGTGGAAGCGCTCTACAAGGGCTGA
- a CDS encoding LysR substrate-binding domain-containing protein, with product MFEPVQLRTFLAVAQTLSFTQAAQRLGVRQSTVSQQVRRLEEAAGSRLFARDTHGVELTEDGEAMLGFARTILEANERAAGFFAGTRLRGRLRFGVSEDFVLTRLPEILAGFRYEHPEVDLELTVELSGTLHQRLDAGQLDLCLAKRDGADGPGQLVWRDKLVWIGSGQLRLDPRRPVPLIVFPPPGITRARALDVLERHGRPWRVACTSASLSGLVAAARAGLGVMAHAQGLIPAGLVRLPGRAGLPELGGVDFVLLHGRRQARAQEAADALAEAILAGGDRLHRPLP from the coding sequence GTGTTCGAGCCGGTGCAATTGCGTACGTTCCTCGCCGTCGCCCAGACGCTGAGCTTCACCCAGGCCGCCCAGCGCCTGGGGGTGCGGCAGTCCACGGTCAGCCAGCAGGTGCGGCGGCTGGAGGAGGCCGCGGGCAGCAGGCTCTTCGCCCGGGACACGCACGGCGTGGAGCTGACCGAGGACGGCGAGGCGATGCTGGGCTTCGCCCGGACCATCCTGGAGGCCAACGAGCGGGCGGCGGGCTTCTTCGCCGGCACCCGGCTGCGCGGGCGGCTGCGGTTCGGGGTCTCGGAGGACTTCGTGCTGACCCGGCTGCCGGAGATCCTGGCCGGCTTCCGGTACGAACACCCCGAGGTCGACCTGGAGTTGACGGTCGAACTGTCCGGCACCCTGCACCAGCGGCTGGACGCGGGGCAGCTGGACCTCTGTCTGGCCAAGCGGGACGGCGCCGACGGCCCCGGGCAGCTGGTGTGGCGGGACAAGCTGGTGTGGATCGGCAGCGGGCAATTGCGGCTCGACCCGCGGCGGCCGGTGCCGCTGATCGTCTTCCCGCCGCCCGGCATCACCCGGGCCCGCGCCCTGGACGTGCTCGAACGGCACGGCCGGCCCTGGCGGGTGGCCTGCACCAGCGCCTCGCTCAGCGGACTGGTCGCCGCGGCACGCGCCGGGCTGGGGGTGATGGCCCACGCCCAGGGCCTGATCCCGGCAGGTCTGGTGCGGCTGCCGGGGCGGGCCGGGCTGCCGGAGCTGGGCGGTGTGGACTTCGTCCTGCTGCACGGTCGCCGCCAGGCCCGCGCCCAGGAGGCGGCGGACGCGCTGGCGGAGGCGATCCTGGCCGGCGGGGACCGGCTGCACCGGCCGCTGCCCTGA
- a CDS encoding bile acid:sodium symporter family protein, translated as MSGPRAGRLRQATARLPVDPFIASLLGTVGIAALFPATGGAAHIADDAANTAVGLLFFLYGTRLSTGEAMQGLRHWRLHLTVLACTFVVFPLLGLAARGLEPHILAPQLYPGFLFLCLLPSTIQSSIAFTSIARGNVAAAICAGSFSSLAGIVLTPLLAALLIGGDAGISAHSVADIALQLLAPFLAGQLLRRWTAAPLARHRKALGYVDRGSILLVVYTAFSAGMAEGIWHQVPVPRLLELLGVEAVLLAVMLGVTFYGAGRLGFGRADRITIVFAGSKKSLASGLPMATVLFGGHAGLTVLPLMLFHQLQLMVCAVIAKRWARQPAAEVAWRDDRDDRAGHNRDAAPAQRRSAPA; from the coding sequence GTGAGCGGCCCACGCGCCGGCCGCCTGCGGCAGGCCACCGCCCGGCTCCCGGTCGACCCCTTCATCGCGTCCCTGCTCGGCACGGTGGGCATCGCCGCCCTCTTCCCGGCCACCGGCGGCGCCGCCCACATCGCCGACGACGCCGCGAACACCGCCGTCGGACTGCTCTTCTTCCTCTACGGCACCCGGCTGTCGACCGGCGAGGCGATGCAGGGGCTGCGGCACTGGCGGCTGCACCTGACCGTGCTGGCCTGCACCTTCGTGGTCTTCCCGCTGCTCGGCCTGGCCGCCCGCGGGCTGGAGCCGCACATCCTGGCACCGCAGCTCTACCCCGGCTTCCTCTTCTTGTGCCTGCTGCCGTCCACCATCCAGTCCTCCATCGCCTTCACCTCCATCGCCCGCGGCAACGTCGCCGCCGCGATCTGCGCCGGGTCCTTCTCCTCCCTCGCCGGCATCGTGCTCACCCCGCTGCTCGCCGCCCTGCTGATCGGCGGCGACGCCGGCATCAGCGCCCACTCCGTCGCCGACATCGCCCTGCAACTGCTCGCGCCCTTCCTCGCCGGGCAGTTGCTGCGCCGCTGGACCGCAGCCCCGCTCGCCCGGCACCGCAAGGCGCTGGGCTACGTCGACCGCGGCTCGATCCTGCTGGTCGTCTACACCGCCTTCAGCGCGGGCATGGCCGAAGGCATCTGGCACCAGGTGCCGGTGCCCCGGCTGCTGGAACTCCTCGGCGTCGAGGCCGTACTGCTCGCGGTGATGCTCGGTGTGACCTTCTACGGCGCCGGCCGGCTGGGCTTCGGCCGGGCCGACCGGATCACCATCGTCTTCGCCGGGTCCAAGAAGAGCCTCGCCTCGGGACTGCCCATGGCCACCGTGCTCTTCGGCGGCCACGCGGGCCTGACCGTGCTGCCGCTGATGCTCTTCCACCAGTTGCAGCTGATGGTGTGCGCGGTGATCGCCAAGCGCTGGGCGCGGCAGCCGGCCGCGGAGGTAGCGTGGCGCGATGACCGAGACGACCGAGCCGGCCACAACCGCGACGCGGCGCCCGCCCAGCGCCGATCCGCGCCCGCCTGA
- a CDS encoding DinB family protein, translated as MTETTEPATTATRRPPSADPRPPEANDLRPPEAHDDERGTQLTFLGYLREAVIRKAEGVPDHAARTSPVPSGTSLLGLVRHLAAVELNWFVWAYEGVGGERWDDDLTPAEGETVESAIAAYRDAIRRADAVITGCTDLGVPGARSLRETAPPSMRWILAHMIEETGRHAGHADILRELYDGSAGR; from the coding sequence ATGACCGAGACGACCGAGCCGGCCACAACCGCGACGCGGCGCCCGCCCAGCGCCGATCCGCGCCCGCCTGAGGCAAACGATCTGCGCCCGCCGGAGGCACACGATGACGAGCGCGGCACCCAGCTGACCTTCCTCGGCTACCTCCGCGAGGCCGTCATCCGCAAGGCCGAGGGCGTCCCCGACCATGCCGCCCGCACCTCCCCGGTGCCGTCCGGGACAAGCCTGCTCGGCCTGGTCAGGCACCTGGCCGCGGTGGAACTCAACTGGTTCGTCTGGGCCTACGAAGGCGTCGGCGGCGAACGCTGGGACGACGACCTCACCCCGGCCGAGGGCGAGACCGTGGAGAGCGCGATCGCCGCCTACCGCGACGCGATCCGCCGGGCCGACGCGGTGATCACCGGGTGCACCGACCTCGGCGTCCCCGGCGCCCGCTCGCTGCGCGAGACCGCCCCGCCGTCCATGCGGTGGATCCTGGCCCACATGATCGAGGAGACCGGCCGCCACGCCGGGCACGCCGACATCCTGCGCGAGCTCTACGACGGCTCCGCAGGCCGCTGA
- the fdhD gene encoding formate dehydrogenase accessory sulfurtransferase FdhD, giving the protein MGRVTERRRVLRIRDGVAGHRADTLVAEEPLEIRLNGKPLAITMRTPGDDFALATGFLVSEGVLASADEVRSVVYCAGATADGVNTYNVVDVALAPGVPVPDITLERNVYTTSSCGLCGKASLDAVRTATRLPIAPAGDAWVTPGLLATLPDRLRAAQAVFERTGGLHAAALFTAAGELLDVREDVGRHNAVDKLVGRALREGQLPLADRILMVSGRASFELAQKAVMAGIPVLAAVSAPSSLAVDLAAESGLTLVGFLRGSSMNVYAGEDRIALDPAPAAHSA; this is encoded by the coding sequence ATGGGCAGGGTCACCGAACGACGCCGGGTACTGCGGATCAGGGACGGCGTGGCAGGGCACCGGGCGGACACGCTCGTCGCCGAGGAGCCGCTGGAGATCCGGCTGAACGGCAAGCCGCTCGCGATCACCATGCGCACCCCCGGCGACGACTTCGCGCTGGCCACCGGTTTCCTGGTGAGCGAGGGCGTTCTCGCGTCGGCCGACGAGGTGCGTTCTGTGGTCTACTGCGCCGGGGCGACCGCCGACGGGGTCAATACCTACAACGTGGTGGATGTGGCCCTGGCGCCCGGTGTGCCGGTGCCGGACATCACCCTGGAGCGGAACGTCTACACCACGTCGTCCTGCGGTCTGTGCGGCAAGGCGAGCCTGGACGCGGTGCGCACCGCGACCCGGCTGCCGATCGCCCCGGCCGGCGACGCCTGGGTCACGCCCGGGCTGCTGGCCACCCTGCCGGACCGGCTGCGGGCGGCGCAGGCCGTCTTCGAGCGGACCGGCGGGCTGCACGCGGCGGCGCTCTTCACCGCGGCGGGCGAACTGCTGGACGTCCGGGAGGACGTGGGGCGGCACAACGCGGTGGACAAGCTGGTCGGGCGGGCGCTGCGGGAGGGCCAACTGCCGCTGGCGGACCGGATCCTGATGGTCTCCGGCCGGGCCTCGTTCGAGCTGGCGCAGAAGGCGGTGATGGCCGGCATCCCGGTGCTCGCGGCGGTCTCGGCGCCGTCGTCGCTCGCGGTGGACCTGGCGGCCGAGTCGGGGCTGACCCTGGTCGGCTTCCTGCGGGGCAGTTCGATGAACGTGTACGCGGGCGAGGACCGGATCGCACTGGACCCGGCCCCCGCGGCCCACTCCGCCTGA
- a CDS encoding chorismate mutase, with translation MNDQPTAEGNLVGDEQALERLRALRGSIDNLDAALVHLLAERFKCTQQVGELKAAHHLPPADPAREADQIARLRRLAADARLDPAFAEKFLNFIIDEVVRHHRAIAARPRPADPAV, from the coding sequence ATGAACGACCAGCCGACCGCCGAGGGGAACCTGGTGGGCGACGAACAGGCACTGGAACGACTGCGGGCCCTGCGCGGCAGCATCGACAACCTCGACGCGGCGCTGGTCCACCTGCTGGCGGAGCGCTTCAAGTGCACCCAGCAGGTCGGCGAACTCAAGGCCGCCCACCACCTGCCGCCGGCCGACCCGGCCCGTGAGGCCGACCAGATCGCCCGGCTGCGCCGGCTGGCCGCCGACGCCCGCCTCGACCCCGCGTTCGCCGAGAAGTTCCTCAACTTCATCATCGACGAAGTGGTCCGCCACCACCGCGCCATCGCTGCCCGCCCCCGTCCCGCCGACCCCGCCGTCTGA
- a CDS encoding RidA family protein: MDTRITRLNPSGLHETPGYHHITVAEAGRTAYLAGQCPLDAHGVLVGRDHTEQAAQVAANALLALAAAGAGPQDVVRSVIYVVSADREHLSAVWQALNASPLGAAFSTASTLLGVTQLGFTGQLVELDLTAAVPA, from the coding sequence ATGGACACCAGGATCACCCGGCTCAACCCCTCCGGGCTGCACGAGACCCCGGGATACCACCACATCACGGTCGCCGAGGCCGGCCGCACCGCGTACCTCGCCGGACAGTGCCCGCTCGACGCGCACGGCGTGCTCGTCGGGCGGGACCATACGGAGCAGGCCGCACAGGTGGCCGCCAACGCGCTGCTCGCCCTGGCGGCGGCCGGCGCCGGCCCGCAGGACGTGGTGCGGTCGGTGATCTACGTGGTCAGCGCGGACCGGGAGCACCTGTCGGCGGTCTGGCAGGCCCTCAACGCGTCGCCGCTGGGCGCGGCCTTCTCCACGGCGAGCACCCTGCTCGGTGTGACCCAACTCGGCTTCACCGGCCAGCTGGTGGAGCTCGACCTCACCGCGGCGGTACCGGCGTGA
- a CDS encoding carbohydrate kinase family protein produces the protein MLVVGDVVTDVVARHAEPLARDTDTAARIALRPGGAGANVACWAAGAGARARLLARVGADTAQWHRGELLKAGVEPVLRIDPSLPTAVVIALVDAAAERTLVTDSGASLALGPADWSEDLLDGVGHVHLSGYLFFCAPGRELAAVVGAAAHARGLPVSVDPASAGFLRRLGVPRFLAAVAGTDLLLPNAAEAALLSGRPEPADAAAELSALCGGAEVVVTLGAEGALAAADGRVVARVPAVQARPLDTTGAGDAFTGGLLAARLAGADLPAALTAACASGAAAVRLVGARPAPSHPTAYAGP, from the coding sequence CTGTTGGTGGTCGGGGATGTGGTCACCGATGTGGTCGCCCGGCACGCGGAGCCGCTGGCGCGTGATACCGACACCGCGGCGCGGATCGCGCTGCGGCCGGGCGGGGCGGGCGCCAATGTGGCCTGCTGGGCGGCCGGAGCGGGGGCGAGGGCGCGGCTGCTGGCCCGGGTCGGCGCGGACACCGCGCAGTGGCACCGCGGGGAGTTGCTGAAGGCCGGGGTCGAACCGGTGCTCCGGATCGACCCGTCGCTGCCCACCGCGGTGGTGATCGCCCTGGTGGACGCGGCAGCAGAACGCACGCTGGTCACCGACAGCGGTGCCTCCCTCGCGCTCGGCCCGGCCGACTGGTCGGAGGACCTGCTGGACGGCGTCGGCCACGTCCACCTCTCCGGCTACCTCTTCTTCTGCGCACCCGGCCGCGAACTCGCCGCCGTGGTCGGCGCGGCGGCACACGCCCGCGGCCTGCCGGTCAGCGTCGACCCCGCCTCCGCGGGGTTTCTCCGCCGCCTCGGCGTCCCGCGCTTCCTCGCCGCGGTCGCCGGTACGGATCTGCTCCTGCCCAACGCCGCCGAAGCGGCCCTCCTCTCCGGGCGGCCCGAACCCGCGGACGCGGCAGCGGAGTTGAGCGCGCTGTGCGGTGGCGCGGAGGTCGTCGTCACGTTGGGCGCCGAGGGCGCGCTGGCCGCCGCCGACGGCCGTGTCGTCGCCCGCGTTCCCGCGGTGCAGGCCCGCCCGCTCGACACCACGGGAGCCGGGGACGCCTTCACCGGCGGCCTCCTCGCGGCCCGCCTCGCCGGCGCGGACCTCCCGGCCGCCCTCACCGCGGCCTGTGCCTCGGGTGCCGCCGCGGTCCGCCTCGTCGGCGCCCGCCCAGCGCCCTCCCATCCGACCGCCTACGCGGGCCCGTAA
- a CDS encoding pseudouridine-5'-phosphate glycosidase: MTSERSVPRSPAVALSEEVADALARRAPVVALESTIIAHGLPRPRNLQVARELEGIVRDAGAVPATVAVLDGVPRVGLDKEQVERIAEDSSLRKLGFRDLAPALAVGASGATTVSGTAFLAARAGIRVFGTGGLGGVHRGWVTVQDESADLSLLARTRITVVCAGVKSILDVPATLQRLETLGIGVLGYGTDRFPGFYLTDSGEPVDWTVTGPEQIAAVMAAQDALGGHESALIIANPVPRDLQLDPALHDRVLADALAAADREGITGQAITPFLLAYLTDHTAGASLEANLAAVRGNVALAASIAVRWSQRRNA; this comes from the coding sequence ATGACCAGTGAGCGATCTGTACCCCGCAGCCCGGCCGTCGCCCTCTCCGAGGAGGTCGCGGACGCCCTCGCCCGCCGCGCCCCCGTCGTGGCCCTGGAGTCCACGATCATCGCCCACGGCCTGCCCCGGCCGCGCAACCTCCAGGTCGCCCGTGAGCTGGAGGGGATCGTCCGGGACGCGGGGGCGGTGCCGGCCACCGTGGCGGTGCTCGACGGGGTACCGCGGGTCGGGCTGGACAAGGAACAGGTGGAGCGGATCGCCGAGGACTCCTCGCTGCGGAAGCTCGGGTTCCGCGATCTCGCGCCGGCGCTCGCGGTGGGCGCGAGCGGGGCGACGACCGTGTCCGGTACGGCGTTCCTGGCGGCCCGGGCGGGTATCCGGGTCTTCGGCACGGGCGGGCTCGGCGGGGTGCACCGCGGCTGGGTGACCGTCCAGGACGAGTCGGCGGACCTGTCGCTGCTGGCCAGGACGCGGATCACGGTCGTGTGCGCGGGGGTGAAGTCCATCCTGGACGTGCCGGCTACCCTCCAGCGCCTGGAGACCCTCGGGATCGGCGTCCTCGGTTACGGCACCGACCGCTTCCCCGGCTTCTATCTCACGGACTCGGGCGAGCCGGTGGACTGGACGGTGACCGGGCCCGAGCAGATCGCGGCGGTCATGGCGGCCCAGGACGCGCTCGGCGGCCACGAGTCGGCGCTGATCATCGCGAATCCGGTGCCCCGTGACCTCCAGCTCGACCCCGCCCTGCACGACCGCGTCCTCGCGGACGCACTGGCCGCCGCCGACCGGGAGGGCATCACCGGACAGGCGATCACCCCCTTCCTCCTCGCCTACCTCACCGACCACACCGCCGGCGCGTCCCTGGAGGCCAACCTCGCGGCCGTCCGCGGCAACGTCGCGCTCGCCGCGTCGATCGCGGTGCGGTGGTCGCAACGGCGGAACGCGTGA
- a CDS encoding DUF6343 family protein gives MTPLRRSGSEPVQARSPLRLRLGLALFGVVWGAAAAVGFAWAGEPAWAAVVAAIGALAAIDAGLVIRRIRQGSRYQPGRNVPPYRPAERTRKRR, from the coding sequence ATGACGCCCTTGCGCAGAAGCGGATCGGAACCGGTACAGGCCCGCAGCCCGCTGCGGCTGCGGCTCGGGCTCGCCCTGTTCGGAGTGGTCTGGGGCGCCGCCGCCGCGGTCGGCTTCGCCTGGGCCGGGGAGCCGGCGTGGGCCGCGGTGGTGGCCGCGATCGGGGCGCTGGCCGCGATCGACGCGGGCCTGGTGATCCGGCGTATCCGCCAGGGCTCGCGGTACCAGCCGGGCCGGAACGTCCCGCCGTACCGCCCGGCCGAACGAACCCGGAAACGCCGCTGA
- a CDS encoding GNAT family N-acetyltransferase has translation MIIRTYDCPQAGPDTDAVAALLRETHPHLVLSGAALHAQAVASPARGHFRLLIAEDGGRLVGCARAGRFADVSDPGLGFANLAVRAADRGHGTGGALLAAAEAHLAGIGVRTVHAWADDTPAAHTFAVRRGYRRGRSAGFHRLDLGEGSPLPAPPDLPAGVRLLPATHWADDPRPLYETDLECFQDEPGDVPADAIGYADWRAITWDRPDFDPALSTAAVADGQVAAFVIAQTDGERYWSGGTGTRRAFRGRGLATAAKTYSLRLARARGLRAAYTGNDDGNAAMPAVNRRLGYEPCGTEWRYSRDLTDRT, from the coding sequence ATGATCATCAGGACATACGACTGCCCGCAGGCCGGGCCGGACACCGACGCGGTGGCCGCGCTGCTCCGGGAGACCCACCCCCACCTGGTTCTCTCCGGCGCGGCTCTGCACGCCCAGGCCGTCGCCTCGCCCGCCCGCGGGCACTTCCGCCTGCTGATCGCCGAGGACGGCGGGCGGCTGGTCGGCTGTGCCAGGGCCGGCCGGTTCGCGGACGTCAGCGACCCGGGCCTCGGCTTCGCCAACCTCGCCGTACGCGCTGCCGACCGCGGCCACGGCACCGGCGGCGCGCTGCTCGCCGCCGCCGAGGCGCACCTGGCCGGGATCGGCGTCCGTACCGTCCATGCCTGGGCCGACGACACCCCCGCCGCGCACACCTTCGCGGTCCGCCGCGGCTACCGGCGGGGCCGCTCCGCCGGCTTCCACCGGCTCGACCTCGGCGAAGGGAGCCCGCTGCCCGCGCCCCCGGACCTCCCGGCGGGCGTCCGGCTGCTGCCCGCCACGCACTGGGCCGACGACCCGCGGCCCCTGTACGAGACCGACCTGGAGTGCTTCCAGGACGAACCCGGCGATGTGCCGGCCGACGCGATCGGCTACGCCGACTGGCGCGCCATCACCTGGGACCGCCCGGACTTCGACCCCGCACTGAGTACGGCCGCGGTGGCCGACGGGCAGGTCGCCGCCTTCGTCATCGCGCAGACCGACGGCGAACGGTACTGGTCCGGCGGCACCGGCACCCGCCGGGCCTTCCGCGGCCGGGGCCTGGCCACCGCGGCCAAGACGTACTCCCTGCGGCTCGCCCGCGCCCGTGGGCTGCGGGCCGCGTACACCGGCAACGACGACGGCAACGCGGCGATGCCGGCAGTCAACCGACGGCTGGGCTACGAGCCCTGCGGCACCGAATGGCGGTACTCCCGTGACCTCACCGACCGAACATGA